The following coding sequences lie in one Equus asinus isolate D_3611 breed Donkey chromosome 1, EquAss-T2T_v2, whole genome shotgun sequence genomic window:
- the TMEM176B gene encoding transmembrane protein 176B isoform X3: MDSLSLVHCLESPCPPPAAATLHTHLQHVQQVLSSRSAPPRPALLCGCQKTAGTMTQNMVTLNGVDVASTLPQPTHINIHIHQESALAQLLKAGGSLKELFSRPRDSGPSKARKSYGQLALGVTQILLGAVSCALGAFLYFGPWTELRASGCALWAGSVAITAGAGTIVHEKHRGKLSGWVSGLLTLAGVATAVAAVVFCVNSLTWQSDGFVYIDTVCDPPAPTFTTTGYRWMQRSYGSSWRKDYCKVYMQMLMNLFLGIRALLLAVCVLQVIVSLASLGVGLQSLCGQSSRPLDEEGSEKKLLGENSVPPSPSKEKTTAAIIL, encoded by the exons ATGGACAGCCTTTCTCTTGTCCACTGTCTGGAATCTCCCTGCCCACCGCCTGCTGCCGCCACCCTGCACACCCACCTTCAGCATGTTCAG CAGGTCCTCAGCTCTAGGTCGGCTCCTCCCAGGCCTGCTCTGCTCTGTGGCTGCCAGAAGACAGCAG GCACGATGACCCAAAACATGGTGACTCTGAATGGAGTCGATGTGGCCTCCACGCTGCCGCAGCCCACCCACATCAACATCCACATCCACCAGGAATCGGCTTTGGCACAACTGCTAAAAGCTGGAGGTTCCCTGAAGGAGCTCTTTTCTCGCCCTCGGGACAGTGGCCCTTCCAAGGCCAGGAAAAGCTATGGGCAGCTGGCACTAGGG GTGACCCAGATATTGCTGGGGGCTGTAAGCTGTGCGCTTGGAGCGTTTCTCTACTTTGGACCCTGGACCGAGCTGCGTGCCTCAGGCTGCGCCTTATGGGCAGGGTCTGTG GCTATTACAGCAGGAGCTGGGACCATTGTCCATGAGAAGCACCGGGGCAAGCTTTCA GGCTGGGTGTCAGGTCTGCTCACCCTGGCTGGCGTTGCCACGGCTGTGGCTGCTGTTGTCTTCTGTGTGAATAGCTTAACCTGGCAAAGTGATGGCTTCGTCTACATCGACACTGTGTGTGATCCCCCAGCCCCTACCTTCACAACCACTGGGTATAGATGGATGCAAAGAAGCTACGGCTCAAGCTGGAGAAAGGACTATTGCAAAGTCTACATGCAAATGCTGATG AACTTGTTCCTAGGAATTCGTGCTCTGCTCCTGGCTGTCTGTGTCCTGCAGGTCATTGTATCCTTGGCTTCCCTGGGTGTGGGTCTTCAAAGCTTATGTGGCCAGAGCTCCCGGCCCCTG GATGAGGAAGGGTCAGAAAAGAAGCTCCTGGGGGAGAATTCAGTGCCTCCTTCCCCGTCTAAGGAGAAGACCACGGCTGCCATCATCCTGTGA
- the TMEM176B gene encoding transmembrane protein 176B isoform X6, with protein MPQRRPAGTMTQNMVTLNGVDVASTLPQPTHINIHIHQESALAQLLKAGGSLKELFSRPRDSGPSKARKSYGQLALGVTQILLGAVSCALGAFLYFGPWTELRASGCALWAGSVAITAGAGTIVHEKHRGKLSGWVSGLLTLAGVATAVAAVVFCVNSLTWQSDGFVYIDTVCDPPAPTFTTTGYRWMQRSYGSSWRKDYCKVYMQMLMNLFLGIRALLLAVCVLQVIVSLASLGVGLQSLCGQSSRPLDEEGSEKKLLGENSVPPSPSKEKTTAAIIL; from the exons ATGCCTCAAAGGAGGCCAG CAGGCACGATGACCCAAAACATGGTGACTCTGAATGGAGTCGATGTGGCCTCCACGCTGCCGCAGCCCACCCACATCAACATCCACATCCACCAGGAATCGGCTTTGGCACAACTGCTAAAAGCTGGAGGTTCCCTGAAGGAGCTCTTTTCTCGCCCTCGGGACAGTGGCCCTTCCAAGGCCAGGAAAAGCTATGGGCAGCTGGCACTAGGG GTGACCCAGATATTGCTGGGGGCTGTAAGCTGTGCGCTTGGAGCGTTTCTCTACTTTGGACCCTGGACCGAGCTGCGTGCCTCAGGCTGCGCCTTATGGGCAGGGTCTGTG GCTATTACAGCAGGAGCTGGGACCATTGTCCATGAGAAGCACCGGGGCAAGCTTTCA GGCTGGGTGTCAGGTCTGCTCACCCTGGCTGGCGTTGCCACGGCTGTGGCTGCTGTTGTCTTCTGTGTGAATAGCTTAACCTGGCAAAGTGATGGCTTCGTCTACATCGACACTGTGTGTGATCCCCCAGCCCCTACCTTCACAACCACTGGGTATAGATGGATGCAAAGAAGCTACGGCTCAAGCTGGAGAAAGGACTATTGCAAAGTCTACATGCAAATGCTGATG AACTTGTTCCTAGGAATTCGTGCTCTGCTCCTGGCTGTCTGTGTCCTGCAGGTCATTGTATCCTTGGCTTCCCTGGGTGTGGGTCTTCAAAGCTTATGTGGCCAGAGCTCCCGGCCCCTG GATGAGGAAGGGTCAGAAAAGAAGCTCCTGGGGGAGAATTCAGTGCCTCCTTCCCCGTCTAAGGAGAAGACCACGGCTGCCATCATCCTGTGA
- the TMEM176B gene encoding transmembrane protein 176B isoform X8, producing the protein MTQNMVTLNGVDVASTLPQPTHINIHIHQESALAQLLKAGGSLKELFSRPRDSGPSKARKSYGQLALGVTQILLGAVSCALGAFLYFGPWTELRASGCALWAGSVAITAGAGTIVHEKHRGKLSGWVSGLLTLAGVATAVAAVVFCVNSLTWQSDGFVYIDTVCDPPAPTFTTTGYRWMQRSYGSSWRKDYCKVYMQMLMNLFLGIRALLLAVCVLQVIVSLASLGVGLQSLCGQSSRPLDEEGSEKKLLGENSVPPSPSKEKTTAAIIL; encoded by the exons ATGACCCAAAACATGGTGACTCTGAATGGAGTCGATGTGGCCTCCACGCTGCCGCAGCCCACCCACATCAACATCCACATCCACCAGGAATCGGCTTTGGCACAACTGCTAAAAGCTGGAGGTTCCCTGAAGGAGCTCTTTTCTCGCCCTCGGGACAGTGGCCCTTCCAAGGCCAGGAAAAGCTATGGGCAGCTGGCACTAGGG GTGACCCAGATATTGCTGGGGGCTGTAAGCTGTGCGCTTGGAGCGTTTCTCTACTTTGGACCCTGGACCGAGCTGCGTGCCTCAGGCTGCGCCTTATGGGCAGGGTCTGTG GCTATTACAGCAGGAGCTGGGACCATTGTCCATGAGAAGCACCGGGGCAAGCTTTCA GGCTGGGTGTCAGGTCTGCTCACCCTGGCTGGCGTTGCCACGGCTGTGGCTGCTGTTGTCTTCTGTGTGAATAGCTTAACCTGGCAAAGTGATGGCTTCGTCTACATCGACACTGTGTGTGATCCCCCAGCCCCTACCTTCACAACCACTGGGTATAGATGGATGCAAAGAAGCTACGGCTCAAGCTGGAGAAAGGACTATTGCAAAGTCTACATGCAAATGCTGATG AACTTGTTCCTAGGAATTCGTGCTCTGCTCCTGGCTGTCTGTGTCCTGCAGGTCATTGTATCCTTGGCTTCCCTGGGTGTGGGTCTTCAAAGCTTATGTGGCCAGAGCTCCCGGCCCCTG GATGAGGAAGGGTCAGAAAAGAAGCTCCTGGGGGAGAATTCAGTGCCTCCTTCCCCGTCTAAGGAGAAGACCACGGCTGCCATCATCCTGTGA
- the TMEM176A gene encoding transmembrane protein 176A isoform X3, whose protein sequence is MSTGMGMVDGGVVAPGGPQPTCIDVHIHQESALGKLLLSGCSLLRPSSQTLGSRRLLVASWAVQIVLGVLSGVLGGFLHFFYYSPVWNSGAAIWTGVVAVLAGTIAFIYEKRGGFYLAQLRTLLALAAFSTATAAVVIGACNFYEYHFESEDICDISPSGSWPTSAPHTPSPEEVRRLHLCLSYLNMLKALFISIRAMLLGVWVLLLLASLAPLCLYCWRRLRPKEPCLL, encoded by the exons ATGTCCACAGGCATGGGGATGGTAGACGGTGGTGTCGTGGCCCCTGGGGGCCCCCAGCCCACCTGCATCGACGTGCACATCCACCAGGAGTCAGCTCTGGGCAAGCTCCTGCTGAGCGGGTGCTCCCTGCTGCGGCCCTCCTCCCAGACCCTGGGCAGCAGGCGGCTGCTGGTGGCCTCCTGG GCGGTGCAGATCGTGCTGGGGGTGTTGAGTGGGGTCCTAGGAGGATTCCTCCATTTCTTCTACTACTCCCCTGTGTGGAACTCGGGAGCTGCCATCTGGACAGGCGTGGTG GCTGTGCTGGCTGGAACCATTGCCTTCATTTATGAGAAACGAGGTGGCTTTTACTTG GCCCAGCTGAGGACCCTGCTCGCCCTTGCAGCTTTCTCCACAGCCACTGCTGCCGTTGTCATTGGGGCTTGTAATTTCTATGAGTATCACTTTGAGTCTGAGGATATCTGTGATATCTCTCCCTCGGGAAGCTGGCCCACCTCGGCCCCCCACACTCCAAGTCCAGAAGAAGTCAGAAGGCTGCACCTATGCCTCTCCTACCTGAACATGCTGAAG GCCCTGTTCATAAGCATCCGGGCCATGCTGTTGGGTGTCTGGGTCCTGCTGCTTCTGGCATCTCTGGCCCCTCTTTGCCTGTACTGCTGGAGAAGACTCCGACCTAAGGAG CCCTGTCTCCTCTGA
- the TMEM176B gene encoding transmembrane protein 176B isoform X5 produces the protein MTQNMVTLNGVDVASTLPQPTHINIHIHQESALAQLLKAGGSLKELFSRPRDSGPSKARKSYGQLALGVTQILLGAVSCALGAFLYFGPWTELRASGCALWAGSVAITAGAGTIVHEKHRGKLSGWVSGLLTLAGVATAVAAVVFCVNSLTWQSDGFVYIDTVCDPPAPTFTTTGYRWMQRSYGSSWRKDYCKVYMQMLMNLFLGIRALLLAVCVLQDEEGSEKKLLGENSVPPSPSKEKTTAAIIL, from the exons ATGACCCAAAACATGGTGACTCTGAATGGAGTCGATGTGGCCTCCACGCTGCCGCAGCCCACCCACATCAACATCCACATCCACCAGGAATCGGCTTTGGCACAACTGCTAAAAGCTGGAGGTTCCCTGAAGGAGCTCTTTTCTCGCCCTCGGGACAGTGGCCCTTCCAAGGCCAGGAAAAGCTATGGGCAGCTGGCACTAGGG GTGACCCAGATATTGCTGGGGGCTGTAAGCTGTGCGCTTGGAGCGTTTCTCTACTTTGGACCCTGGACCGAGCTGCGTGCCTCAGGCTGCGCCTTATGGGCAGGGTCTGTG GCTATTACAGCAGGAGCTGGGACCATTGTCCATGAGAAGCACCGGGGCAAGCTTTCA GGCTGGGTGTCAGGTCTGCTCACCCTGGCTGGCGTTGCCACGGCTGTGGCTGCTGTTGTCTTCTGTGTGAATAGCTTAACCTGGCAAAGTGATGGCTTCGTCTACATCGACACTGTGTGTGATCCCCCAGCCCCTACCTTCACAACCACTGGGTATAGATGGATGCAAAGAAGCTACGGCTCAAGCTGGAGAAAGGACTATTGCAAAGTCTACATGCAAATGCTGATG AACTTGTTCCTAGGAATTCGTGCTCTGCTCCTGGCTGTCTGTGTCCTGCAG GATGAGGAAGGGTCAGAAAAGAAGCTCCTGGGGGAGAATTCAGTGCCTCCTTCCCCGTCTAAGGAGAAGACCACGGCTGCCATCATCCTGTGA
- the TMEM176A gene encoding transmembrane protein 176A isoform X1: MSTGMGMVDGGVVAPGGPQPTCIDVHIHQESALGKLLLSGCSLLRPSSQTLGSRRLLVASWAVQIVLGVLSGVLGGFLHFFYYSPVWNSGAAIWTGVVAVLAGTIAFIYEKRGGFYLAQLRTLLALAAFSTATAAVVIGACNFYEYHFESEDICDISPSGSWPTSAPHTPSPEEVRRLHLCLSYLNMLKALFISIRAMLLGVWVLLLLASLAPLCLYCWRRLRPKEWWPSPESPYP, encoded by the exons ATGTCCACAGGCATGGGGATGGTAGACGGTGGTGTCGTGGCCCCTGGGGGCCCCCAGCCCACCTGCATCGACGTGCACATCCACCAGGAGTCAGCTCTGGGCAAGCTCCTGCTGAGCGGGTGCTCCCTGCTGCGGCCCTCCTCCCAGACCCTGGGCAGCAGGCGGCTGCTGGTGGCCTCCTGG GCGGTGCAGATCGTGCTGGGGGTGTTGAGTGGGGTCCTAGGAGGATTCCTCCATTTCTTCTACTACTCCCCTGTGTGGAACTCGGGAGCTGCCATCTGGACAGGCGTGGTG GCTGTGCTGGCTGGAACCATTGCCTTCATTTATGAGAAACGAGGTGGCTTTTACTTG GCCCAGCTGAGGACCCTGCTCGCCCTTGCAGCTTTCTCCACAGCCACTGCTGCCGTTGTCATTGGGGCTTGTAATTTCTATGAGTATCACTTTGAGTCTGAGGATATCTGTGATATCTCTCCCTCGGGAAGCTGGCCCACCTCGGCCCCCCACACTCCAAGTCCAGAAGAAGTCAGAAGGCTGCACCTATGCCTCTCCTACCTGAACATGCTGAAG GCCCTGTTCATAAGCATCCGGGCCATGCTGTTGGGTGTCTGGGTCCTGCTGCTTCTGGCATCTCTGGCCCCTCTTTGCCTGTACTGCTGGAGAAGACTCCGACCTAAGGAG TGGTGGCCCAGCCCAGAGAGCCCCTATCCCTGA
- the TMEM176B gene encoding transmembrane protein 176B isoform X9, with the protein MPQRRPAGTMTQNMVTLNGVDVASTLPQPTHINIHIHQESALAQLLKAGGSLKELFSRPRDSGPSKARKSYGQLALGVTQILLGAVSCALGAFLYFGPWTELRASGCALWAGSVAITAGAGTIVHEKHRGKLSGWVSGLLTLAGVATAVAAVVFCVNSLTWQSDGFVYIDTVCDPPAPTFTTTGYRWMQRSYGSSWRKDYCKVYMQMLMNLFLGIRALLLAVCVLQDEEGSEKKLLGENSVPPSPSKEKTTAAIIL; encoded by the exons ATGCCTCAAAGGAGGCCAG CAGGCACGATGACCCAAAACATGGTGACTCTGAATGGAGTCGATGTGGCCTCCACGCTGCCGCAGCCCACCCACATCAACATCCACATCCACCAGGAATCGGCTTTGGCACAACTGCTAAAAGCTGGAGGTTCCCTGAAGGAGCTCTTTTCTCGCCCTCGGGACAGTGGCCCTTCCAAGGCCAGGAAAAGCTATGGGCAGCTGGCACTAGGG GTGACCCAGATATTGCTGGGGGCTGTAAGCTGTGCGCTTGGAGCGTTTCTCTACTTTGGACCCTGGACCGAGCTGCGTGCCTCAGGCTGCGCCTTATGGGCAGGGTCTGTG GCTATTACAGCAGGAGCTGGGACCATTGTCCATGAGAAGCACCGGGGCAAGCTTTCA GGCTGGGTGTCAGGTCTGCTCACCCTGGCTGGCGTTGCCACGGCTGTGGCTGCTGTTGTCTTCTGTGTGAATAGCTTAACCTGGCAAAGTGATGGCTTCGTCTACATCGACACTGTGTGTGATCCCCCAGCCCCTACCTTCACAACCACTGGGTATAGATGGATGCAAAGAAGCTACGGCTCAAGCTGGAGAAAGGACTATTGCAAAGTCTACATGCAAATGCTGATG AACTTGTTCCTAGGAATTCGTGCTCTGCTCCTGGCTGTCTGTGTCCTGCAG GATGAGGAAGGGTCAGAAAAGAAGCTCCTGGGGGAGAATTCAGTGCCTCCTTCCCCGTCTAAGGAGAAGACCACGGCTGCCATCATCCTGTGA
- the TMEM176B gene encoding transmembrane protein 176B isoform X2 → MDSLSLVHCLESPCPPPAAATLHTHLQHVQVLSSRSAPPRPALLCGCQKTAAGTMTQNMVTLNGVDVASTLPQPTHINIHIHQESALAQLLKAGGSLKELFSRPRDSGPSKARKSYGQLALGVTQILLGAVSCALGAFLYFGPWTELRASGCALWAGSVAITAGAGTIVHEKHRGKLSGWVSGLLTLAGVATAVAAVVFCVNSLTWQSDGFVYIDTVCDPPAPTFTTTGYRWMQRSYGSSWRKDYCKVYMQMLMNLFLGIRALLLAVCVLQVIVSLASLGVGLQSLCGQSSRPLDEEGSEKKLLGENSVPPSPSKEKTTAAIIL, encoded by the exons ATGGACAGCCTTTCTCTTGTCCACTGTCTGGAATCTCCCTGCCCACCGCCTGCTGCCGCCACCCTGCACACCCACCTTCAGCATGTTCAG GTCCTCAGCTCTAGGTCGGCTCCTCCCAGGCCTGCTCTGCTCTGTGGCTGCCAGAAGACAGCAG CAGGCACGATGACCCAAAACATGGTGACTCTGAATGGAGTCGATGTGGCCTCCACGCTGCCGCAGCCCACCCACATCAACATCCACATCCACCAGGAATCGGCTTTGGCACAACTGCTAAAAGCTGGAGGTTCCCTGAAGGAGCTCTTTTCTCGCCCTCGGGACAGTGGCCCTTCCAAGGCCAGGAAAAGCTATGGGCAGCTGGCACTAGGG GTGACCCAGATATTGCTGGGGGCTGTAAGCTGTGCGCTTGGAGCGTTTCTCTACTTTGGACCCTGGACCGAGCTGCGTGCCTCAGGCTGCGCCTTATGGGCAGGGTCTGTG GCTATTACAGCAGGAGCTGGGACCATTGTCCATGAGAAGCACCGGGGCAAGCTTTCA GGCTGGGTGTCAGGTCTGCTCACCCTGGCTGGCGTTGCCACGGCTGTGGCTGCTGTTGTCTTCTGTGTGAATAGCTTAACCTGGCAAAGTGATGGCTTCGTCTACATCGACACTGTGTGTGATCCCCCAGCCCCTACCTTCACAACCACTGGGTATAGATGGATGCAAAGAAGCTACGGCTCAAGCTGGAGAAAGGACTATTGCAAAGTCTACATGCAAATGCTGATG AACTTGTTCCTAGGAATTCGTGCTCTGCTCCTGGCTGTCTGTGTCCTGCAGGTCATTGTATCCTTGGCTTCCCTGGGTGTGGGTCTTCAAAGCTTATGTGGCCAGAGCTCCCGGCCCCTG GATGAGGAAGGGTCAGAAAAGAAGCTCCTGGGGGAGAATTCAGTGCCTCCTTCCCCGTCTAAGGAGAAGACCACGGCTGCCATCATCCTGTGA
- the TMEM176B gene encoding transmembrane protein 176B isoform X4, which translates to MDSLSLVHCLESPCPPPAAATLHTHLQHVQQVLSSRSAPPRPALLCGCQKTAAGTMTQNMVTLNGVDVASTLPQPTHINIHIHQESALAQLLKAGGSLKELFSRPRDSGPSKARKSYGQLALGVTQILLGAVSCALGAFLYFGPWTELRASGCALWAGSVAITAGAGTIVHEKHRGKLSGWVSGLLTLAGVATAVAAVVFCVNSLTWQSDGFVYIDTVCDPPAPTFTTTGYRWMQRSYGSSWRKDYCKVYMQMLMNLFLGIRALLLAVCVLQDEEGSEKKLLGENSVPPSPSKEKTTAAIIL; encoded by the exons ATGGACAGCCTTTCTCTTGTCCACTGTCTGGAATCTCCCTGCCCACCGCCTGCTGCCGCCACCCTGCACACCCACCTTCAGCATGTTCAG CAGGTCCTCAGCTCTAGGTCGGCTCCTCCCAGGCCTGCTCTGCTCTGTGGCTGCCAGAAGACAGCAG CAGGCACGATGACCCAAAACATGGTGACTCTGAATGGAGTCGATGTGGCCTCCACGCTGCCGCAGCCCACCCACATCAACATCCACATCCACCAGGAATCGGCTTTGGCACAACTGCTAAAAGCTGGAGGTTCCCTGAAGGAGCTCTTTTCTCGCCCTCGGGACAGTGGCCCTTCCAAGGCCAGGAAAAGCTATGGGCAGCTGGCACTAGGG GTGACCCAGATATTGCTGGGGGCTGTAAGCTGTGCGCTTGGAGCGTTTCTCTACTTTGGACCCTGGACCGAGCTGCGTGCCTCAGGCTGCGCCTTATGGGCAGGGTCTGTG GCTATTACAGCAGGAGCTGGGACCATTGTCCATGAGAAGCACCGGGGCAAGCTTTCA GGCTGGGTGTCAGGTCTGCTCACCCTGGCTGGCGTTGCCACGGCTGTGGCTGCTGTTGTCTTCTGTGTGAATAGCTTAACCTGGCAAAGTGATGGCTTCGTCTACATCGACACTGTGTGTGATCCCCCAGCCCCTACCTTCACAACCACTGGGTATAGATGGATGCAAAGAAGCTACGGCTCAAGCTGGAGAAAGGACTATTGCAAAGTCTACATGCAAATGCTGATG AACTTGTTCCTAGGAATTCGTGCTCTGCTCCTGGCTGTCTGTGTCCTGCAG GATGAGGAAGGGTCAGAAAAGAAGCTCCTGGGGGAGAATTCAGTGCCTCCTTCCCCGTCTAAGGAGAAGACCACGGCTGCCATCATCCTGTGA
- the TMEM176B gene encoding transmembrane protein 176B isoform X1: MDSLSLVHCLESPCPPPAAATLHTHLQHVQQVLSSRSAPPRPALLCGCQKTAAGTMTQNMVTLNGVDVASTLPQPTHINIHIHQESALAQLLKAGGSLKELFSRPRDSGPSKARKSYGQLALGVTQILLGAVSCALGAFLYFGPWTELRASGCALWAGSVAITAGAGTIVHEKHRGKLSGWVSGLLTLAGVATAVAAVVFCVNSLTWQSDGFVYIDTVCDPPAPTFTTTGYRWMQRSYGSSWRKDYCKVYMQMLMNLFLGIRALLLAVCVLQVIVSLASLGVGLQSLCGQSSRPLDEEGSEKKLLGENSVPPSPSKEKTTAAIIL, translated from the exons ATGGACAGCCTTTCTCTTGTCCACTGTCTGGAATCTCCCTGCCCACCGCCTGCTGCCGCCACCCTGCACACCCACCTTCAGCATGTTCAG CAGGTCCTCAGCTCTAGGTCGGCTCCTCCCAGGCCTGCTCTGCTCTGTGGCTGCCAGAAGACAGCAG CAGGCACGATGACCCAAAACATGGTGACTCTGAATGGAGTCGATGTGGCCTCCACGCTGCCGCAGCCCACCCACATCAACATCCACATCCACCAGGAATCGGCTTTGGCACAACTGCTAAAAGCTGGAGGTTCCCTGAAGGAGCTCTTTTCTCGCCCTCGGGACAGTGGCCCTTCCAAGGCCAGGAAAAGCTATGGGCAGCTGGCACTAGGG GTGACCCAGATATTGCTGGGGGCTGTAAGCTGTGCGCTTGGAGCGTTTCTCTACTTTGGACCCTGGACCGAGCTGCGTGCCTCAGGCTGCGCCTTATGGGCAGGGTCTGTG GCTATTACAGCAGGAGCTGGGACCATTGTCCATGAGAAGCACCGGGGCAAGCTTTCA GGCTGGGTGTCAGGTCTGCTCACCCTGGCTGGCGTTGCCACGGCTGTGGCTGCTGTTGTCTTCTGTGTGAATAGCTTAACCTGGCAAAGTGATGGCTTCGTCTACATCGACACTGTGTGTGATCCCCCAGCCCCTACCTTCACAACCACTGGGTATAGATGGATGCAAAGAAGCTACGGCTCAAGCTGGAGAAAGGACTATTGCAAAGTCTACATGCAAATGCTGATG AACTTGTTCCTAGGAATTCGTGCTCTGCTCCTGGCTGTCTGTGTCCTGCAGGTCATTGTATCCTTGGCTTCCCTGGGTGTGGGTCTTCAAAGCTTATGTGGCCAGAGCTCCCGGCCCCTG GATGAGGAAGGGTCAGAAAAGAAGCTCCTGGGGGAGAATTCAGTGCCTCCTTCCCCGTCTAAGGAGAAGACCACGGCTGCCATCATCCTGTGA
- the TMEM176B gene encoding transmembrane protein 176B isoform X7 produces the protein MPQRRPGTMTQNMVTLNGVDVASTLPQPTHINIHIHQESALAQLLKAGGSLKELFSRPRDSGPSKARKSYGQLALGVTQILLGAVSCALGAFLYFGPWTELRASGCALWAGSVAITAGAGTIVHEKHRGKLSGWVSGLLTLAGVATAVAAVVFCVNSLTWQSDGFVYIDTVCDPPAPTFTTTGYRWMQRSYGSSWRKDYCKVYMQMLMNLFLGIRALLLAVCVLQVIVSLASLGVGLQSLCGQSSRPLDEEGSEKKLLGENSVPPSPSKEKTTAAIIL, from the exons ATGCCTCAAAGGAGGCCAG GCACGATGACCCAAAACATGGTGACTCTGAATGGAGTCGATGTGGCCTCCACGCTGCCGCAGCCCACCCACATCAACATCCACATCCACCAGGAATCGGCTTTGGCACAACTGCTAAAAGCTGGAGGTTCCCTGAAGGAGCTCTTTTCTCGCCCTCGGGACAGTGGCCCTTCCAAGGCCAGGAAAAGCTATGGGCAGCTGGCACTAGGG GTGACCCAGATATTGCTGGGGGCTGTAAGCTGTGCGCTTGGAGCGTTTCTCTACTTTGGACCCTGGACCGAGCTGCGTGCCTCAGGCTGCGCCTTATGGGCAGGGTCTGTG GCTATTACAGCAGGAGCTGGGACCATTGTCCATGAGAAGCACCGGGGCAAGCTTTCA GGCTGGGTGTCAGGTCTGCTCACCCTGGCTGGCGTTGCCACGGCTGTGGCTGCTGTTGTCTTCTGTGTGAATAGCTTAACCTGGCAAAGTGATGGCTTCGTCTACATCGACACTGTGTGTGATCCCCCAGCCCCTACCTTCACAACCACTGGGTATAGATGGATGCAAAGAAGCTACGGCTCAAGCTGGAGAAAGGACTATTGCAAAGTCTACATGCAAATGCTGATG AACTTGTTCCTAGGAATTCGTGCTCTGCTCCTGGCTGTCTGTGTCCTGCAGGTCATTGTATCCTTGGCTTCCCTGGGTGTGGGTCTTCAAAGCTTATGTGGCCAGAGCTCCCGGCCCCTG GATGAGGAAGGGTCAGAAAAGAAGCTCCTGGGGGAGAATTCAGTGCCTCCTTCCCCGTCTAAGGAGAAGACCACGGCTGCCATCATCCTGTGA
- the TMEM176A gene encoding transmembrane protein 176A isoform X2 — protein sequence MSTGMGMVDGGVVAPGGPQPTCIDVHIHQESALGKLLLSGCSLLRPSSQTLGSRRLLVASWAVQIVLGVLSGVLGGFLHFFYYSPVWNSGAAIWTGVVAVLAGTIAFIYEKRGGFYLAQLRTLLALAAFSTATAAVVIGACNFYEYHFESEDICDISPSGSWPTSAPHTPSPEEVRRLHLCLSYLNMLKALFISIRAMLLGVWVLLLLASLAPLCLYCWRRLRPKEKRDQKKLLGGNEI from the exons ATGTCCACAGGCATGGGGATGGTAGACGGTGGTGTCGTGGCCCCTGGGGGCCCCCAGCCCACCTGCATCGACGTGCACATCCACCAGGAGTCAGCTCTGGGCAAGCTCCTGCTGAGCGGGTGCTCCCTGCTGCGGCCCTCCTCCCAGACCCTGGGCAGCAGGCGGCTGCTGGTGGCCTCCTGG GCGGTGCAGATCGTGCTGGGGGTGTTGAGTGGGGTCCTAGGAGGATTCCTCCATTTCTTCTACTACTCCCCTGTGTGGAACTCGGGAGCTGCCATCTGGACAGGCGTGGTG GCTGTGCTGGCTGGAACCATTGCCTTCATTTATGAGAAACGAGGTGGCTTTTACTTG GCCCAGCTGAGGACCCTGCTCGCCCTTGCAGCTTTCTCCACAGCCACTGCTGCCGTTGTCATTGGGGCTTGTAATTTCTATGAGTATCACTTTGAGTCTGAGGATATCTGTGATATCTCTCCCTCGGGAAGCTGGCCCACCTCGGCCCCCCACACTCCAAGTCCAGAAGAAGTCAGAAGGCTGCACCTATGCCTCTCCTACCTGAACATGCTGAAG GCCCTGTTCATAAGCATCCGGGCCATGCTGTTGGGTGTCTGGGTCCTGCTGCTTCTGGCATCTCTGGCCCCTCTTTGCCTGTACTGCTGGAGAAGACTCCGACCTAAGGAG AAAAGAGACCAGAAGAAACTGCTGGGAGGGAATGAGATCTAG